In a single window of the Granulicella sibirica genome:
- a CDS encoding winged helix-turn-helix domain-containing protein translates to MNALLNRCLYGFGDFELDPEQGTLSRDNRLVGLPPKAISILAVLVERHGEMVSKQTLMKLVWPETFVEEGNLTQNISLLRKELGKTSSGGDYIQTLPKRGYRLAVPVVDLDRLGISSQGFQPTLAAEGAFADREIEASSPTQSRSRIYRLVTGLAACVCIALLLLGLWTWRVALSRPMMSGYVQITHDGLVKRGHMIAEGGPDAALFTDGVNVYFTEGSTDALQLAEVSVHGGETARIPLGISQPQLLDLARSRSEMLVSDGVNPSPFSTLWALSVPGGAARQLNGVKGRDASWSPNGELLAYLQGADLYVANGDGTGAKKISTLSGPGWMPRWSPDGKLIRLSVFDLRSASLALWEIGADGHGLRRLLKGWNSKDGPMDVCCGSWTPDGRDFVFQTRRLGRSEIWSMPSQPSLLPSAMKWVDKDVNEPVQLTGGQLSSLAPVLSPDGRKLFVIGQQLRSEMERFDSRTKQFVPYGSPPLRGISADFIDISRDGEWLAYVDFPGGSLWRCRTDGSDRLQLTSPPLQVMVPFWSPDANQIVFYGYKGGQKPQAYVISGEGGEARPAQPAGGNQMSTNWSPDGMSLMYSDFPFFVPDPSVIGIHVLNVKTQTVETLPGSKGMFAGAWSPDGTHAAAWGANGRDLMLYDFKSRKWEQIATGGGFPTWSRDGLYLFFVRQGDDPAIMRVRLSDRQVKEVASLKGIGLAGRLAGIAFSLTPDGDPLVLRDVGTQEIYALDWHGH, encoded by the coding sequence GTGAATGCCTTGCTAAATCGATGTTTATACGGTTTTGGCGACTTTGAGCTCGATCCAGAGCAGGGCACTTTGTCTCGTGACAATCGGCTGGTCGGATTGCCACCCAAGGCCATCTCTATACTTGCCGTGTTGGTGGAGCGCCATGGGGAAATGGTTAGTAAGCAGACGCTGATGAAACTAGTTTGGCCCGAGACCTTTGTTGAGGAGGGAAACTTAACTCAAAATATCTCTCTCCTGCGAAAGGAGTTGGGGAAAACTTCAAGCGGCGGAGACTACATTCAAACGCTTCCAAAGCGCGGCTACCGACTCGCGGTTCCGGTGGTCGATTTGGATAGACTGGGCATTTCTTCGCAAGGATTCCAGCCAACGCTTGCGGCCGAAGGCGCTTTTGCCGATCGAGAGATTGAGGCATCCTCGCCGACGCAGTCTCGAAGTCGAATCTACCGCCTGGTTACGGGTCTGGCGGCATGTGTTTGCATAGCTCTCTTGCTTCTTGGTCTGTGGACATGGCGAGTCGCACTTTCTCGGCCGATGATGTCAGGCTATGTTCAGATCACCCATGATGGCCTGGTGAAACGCGGACACATGATTGCAGAGGGTGGCCCCGATGCCGCCTTGTTTACCGATGGGGTGAACGTCTACTTCACTGAAGGTTCGACCGACGCCCTACAGTTGGCTGAGGTATCGGTTCATGGCGGAGAAACAGCCAGAATCCCTTTGGGTATCAGTCAACCGCAACTTCTGGATCTGGCGCGAAGCCGATCGGAGATGCTGGTTTCGGACGGCGTCAACCCGTCACCGTTTTCGACGCTGTGGGCACTTTCAGTGCCTGGTGGTGCGGCGCGGCAGCTGAATGGTGTCAAAGGGCGCGACGCATCCTGGTCACCAAATGGGGAATTGCTGGCCTATCTACAGGGAGCTGACCTCTACGTGGCGAACGGGGACGGAACCGGGGCGAAGAAGATATCTACTTTGTCTGGGCCGGGGTGGATGCCTCGGTGGTCACCCGACGGAAAGCTGATCAGGTTATCGGTCTTCGACCTGCGTTCTGCTTCGCTTGCGCTGTGGGAGATAGGGGCCGACGGACACGGCTTGCGCAGGTTGCTGAAGGGATGGAACTCCAAGGACGGCCCAATGGACGTATGTTGCGGAAGCTGGACTCCCGATGGGAGGGATTTTGTCTTCCAAACGAGGCGACTTGGCCGGTCAGAGATCTGGTCGATGCCGTCTCAACCGAGCCTGTTACCCAGCGCAATGAAGTGGGTCGACAAAGACGTGAATGAACCCGTGCAACTGACCGGCGGCCAGCTCAGCTCTCTGGCTCCCGTGCTAAGTCCTGATGGAAGGAAGCTGTTCGTTATCGGCCAGCAGTTGCGAAGTGAAATGGAACGCTTCGATTCCCGAACGAAGCAGTTTGTGCCTTATGGATCCCCACCTCTGCGTGGTATTTCAGCCGACTTTATCGACATCTCGCGGGACGGAGAATGGCTCGCCTATGTGGACTTTCCGGGCGGCTCGCTTTGGCGTTGCCGGACGGATGGTAGTGATCGGCTCCAGTTGACATCTCCTCCGTTGCAGGTGATGGTTCCATTCTGGTCGCCAGACGCTAACCAGATCGTCTTCTACGGATATAAGGGCGGTCAAAAGCCGCAGGCTTATGTGATCTCCGGCGAGGGCGGGGAGGCAAGACCGGCCCAGCCTGCAGGCGGGAATCAGATGTCGACCAACTGGTCTCCCGACGGAATGTCCCTGATGTACAGTGATTTCCCGTTTTTCGTGCCGGACCCATCAGTAATCGGCATTCATGTTCTAAACGTCAAGACCCAGACAGTAGAAACTCTGCCGGGTTCTAAGGGAATGTTCGCGGGTGCGTGGTCGCCAGACGGAACTCACGCCGCAGCATGGGGAGCGAATGGGCGCGACCTGATGCTTTACGACTTCAAGAGCCGGAAATGGGAGCAGATCGCGACCGGCGGTGGCTTTCCAACGTGGTCGAGGGATGGTTTGTATTTGTTCTTCGTGCGGCAGGGAGACGACCCGGCCATTATGCGAGTCCGCCTAAGCGACCGGCAGGTCAAGGAGGTTGCCAGTCTGAAGGGTATTGGACTCGCAGGACGGCTCGCAGGTATCGCATTTTCGTTGACGCCCGATGGCGACCCTTTGGTGCTGCGAGATGTTGGAACCCAGGAGATATACGCGCTTGACTGGCATGGACACTGA